GGCTCACCACCGTCACGTTCACCTCGCGGGACTCGTTGAGCATCTGGACGCGGTCCAGCGCCGTGCACTGGTACACGCCGGAGTCGTCCGGCCGGGCGAAGGGGATCTCCAGGCTCCCGTCGGCATTGAGGCGCAGGCTGCCGTTCTGGAGGTGCTGGCCGAGGCCCTCGGGGTGCGGAGACGCCCAGGAGAAGGTGACGTTGTCCGCtagtgcagaggaggaggaggaggaggagcttccTGTGCACTCCAGCTTCACCAGCTCGCCCTCGTACACCACCAGGTTGGCCTTGGCTCCGGCCAGCGACAGCGTCCGCCCCACCGTGCAGTTCTCGAAGAAGCGCGAGTGCCGGAAGAACTTGACGGACGCCCGCGGGTCGCCGTACAGCAGGCACCGGTACTCGTCCCTGTAGTCCCTCACCGACTCGTAGCCCTTCATCTCCCAGTGCCGGAACATGGCGTAGACGGAGCAGTCGCAGAGCAGGGAGTTGTTGTAGAGGAACAGGCCCCGCTGGTGCGTGGCCGGCCACGCGGCGATGTCCTCCACGGGCAGCCGGGACATGTGATTGGAGGACAGGTCGACGGTGAGGAGGTGCGGGTGCGTTTGCTTGCGGATGGAGAAGAAGGGGAAGTCGGAGATGTGGTTGAAGCTGAGGTAGAGTCGGCGCAGCCGTCCCAGGCCCATCAGCGCCGTGCTCTCCACGCGCACGATGCGGTTGTTGAAGAGCAGCAGCTCCTCGAGGCCCGTCAGCTCCAGGAAGTGGTGGCGGCCCACCACCTGCAGCCGGTTGGAGGAGAGGTCCAGGTGCCGCAGCGCCGTGGCGTTCTGGAAGGCGCCGGGGCTGAGCTGCGAGATCAGGTTGTGGGCCAGCTGGAGGCGGGAGAGGAGGGGCAGGCCGTAGAAGCTGCCCACCCCCAGCCACGTGAGCCGGTTGTGGCTAATGTCCAGGGTCCAGGTAGAGGGGGAGACGGGGAAGGGGAGCTTCTCCATGCCCAGACCCCCGCAGCTCACCATGTAGGCGGGACACACGCAGCCGGCGGGGCAATTGTTGGCGGAGGTCACAGCcatgagggatgagaggaggaccaTACACAGCGTCGAGCCCATGGTGATGATGTAGAGGGATTTACTACTGACGGCGGCAGCGGCAGACAACACAGGGGGTCTTTggagagagtacacacacacacacgcacacacacacacacacacacacacacacacacacacacacacacacacgcacacacacacaagctatcaCAGCAATCCTCTTTGTTGGTAGTTTGAAATAAACAAACCTCACTTACCACAATACAGTTGTTCACTGAGTTGTTTTATATATCTCTTATTATTCTTTACAAATAGGGTGATAAATTATTCAGCATGTAATAGGTATCCTCAGTGTATCTATCATAATAATATGGTCATATTTACTATATTAATATGGCATAATATAACATGGTAATATGTTACATCTTAGTATGCCAAGAAATTTTAGTAAAATaccatgcagtacagtacagtacagtaaaatacaatacaatgttgtaatacaatacaatactgttATGTTCTGATAAAAGCTAAGACAGAACAAAGAGACCGAGAAACCAAACCAGAAAACATTGGATAAGTTTTCCTGACACCCAACCCCCCATGCAGACTTTCCGTCATAAGTGCAAAAAATATTCAAAGAGAGATCACGGTGCATGacagctctcccccatccacacAAAAATGCTCACCAAGAAAAGAATCCCACTCACTCCATGCTCTGTTAGTTCCATTCCTGCTGCCTTTGCAAATGTTGTCGTTGCAGGACTGAGGAAAGGGATCCTATCCCCCAAGAAGCCAGCAAAAAAACTCCACGTAGGCAAAAATAGAAgacgaaagaagaaaaagaaagaagagaaagaaaaagctgaaaaaaacctGCAGTCTCCAGCTTTTTATCAGAATGCTCTGGGGTTTCGGCACCTCGTTCCCCTCCTCTTCCGCGGATCCTGAGTCAAATGTGATTTCTTTGCTTGTTTGCTGTCAGCAGCCTCAGGACCAGAGCTGCTTTCATGACGTGCGTCCATCCTCCGACTGTGCGCtgagcttgcctgcctgcctgcctgacactgCCGACTGAGCTCCTGTAATCTCTCCCCAATCCCCTCCTCTCagccctctccttcctctcctcccctccctctctgttgttccccctcctccctttctctactCTTCATGCCTCCTCCTCAacaaccccctcccctcctgcctgcctccatgtgtgcctgcttctctctctctctctctctctctctctctctctctctctctctctctctctctctctctctctctctctctctcgctctctctcgctctctctctgcatccccatTCAacactgcctctcctctccatggACTGACACCGGATGCGCTGTTCTGTAAATGGCTGGGCTGGCTCTGGCTGGCCATATTTCACCTATACGTTTCCTCCTGGTTTTGCCTGGACACTTGGCTCCGTATCTGGTGTACTGCTCTGTCCGTTTCATGTCAGTTGATTGACACATGGTGACCGAATCACTGGTATGAATGTTTGCAAATTGTCCATTGCTGTTCGAATACAGTGTAGCAGGATCATACAACTACTAGGGGAATATTTCATGTGGCAGTTGTAATGTGACAGTTATTTTTTTCCTAAAAAGATATTTTCTCCTTTTCCCACCGCTTTTCCCCCCTGTTCCCCGTTCTCGTcgtctgtgtgtgggtttgctgCT
This Engraulis encrasicolus isolate BLACKSEA-1 chromosome 10, IST_EnEncr_1.0, whole genome shotgun sequence DNA region includes the following protein-coding sequences:
- the LOC134456347 gene encoding amphoterin-induced protein 3 — protein: MGSTLCMVLLSSLMAVTSANNCPAGCVCPAYMVSCGGLGMEKLPFPVSPSTWTLDISHNRLTWLGVGSFYGLPLLSRLQLAHNLISQLSPGAFQNATALRHLDLSSNRLQVVGRHHFLELTGLEELLLFNNRIVRVESTALMGLGRLRRLYLSFNHISDFPFFSIRKQTHPHLLTVDLSSNHMSRLPVEDIAAWPATHQRGLFLYNNSLLCDCSVYAMFRHWEMKGYESVRDYRDEYRCLLYGDPRASVKFFRHSRFFENCTVGRTLSLAGAKANLVVYEGELVKLECTGSSSSSSSSALADNVTFSWASPHPEGLGQHLQNGSLRLNADGSLEIPFARPDDSGVYQCTALDRVQMLNESREVNVTVVSRGAMEEPFNTGYTTLLGCVVTLVLILMYLYLTPCRCSCCRQPPSSPSASSVLREDHCTLASIFGAPPSLAGCGGGNGGGGGGGGDSDPMPRKVPPPGGSVVDRRVVFLEPLLEEQNGHLKATFGQEQLAQFQWETERLTPATATKRNAAM